One Belonocnema kinseyi isolate 2016_QV_RU_SX_M_011 chromosome 6, B_treatae_v1, whole genome shotgun sequence genomic region harbors:
- the LOC117175562 gene encoding probable Xaa-Pro aminopeptidase P, whose protein sequence is MWIAKSQKNYSTCKEKVYSHCDENFILKDVTVDADAISQAQPGFYENGKFGIRLENIELIVKADTKYNFNNRGYLTFETVTLVPIQSSLLDIDLLSDAEQPPARAQLGYPHGSTIEISKPKEVESPARDQLDCPHGSTIKISKSEGLNTSTVITQSV, encoded by the exons ATGTGGatagcgaaatcccagaaaaactacagcacctgcaAAG AGAAGGTATATTCACATTGCGACGAGAATTTCATCCTTAAAGATGTTACTGTAGACGCTGATGCCATTTCTCAAGCTC AACCTGGGTTTTACGAAAATGGAAAGTTTGGCATTCGACTGGAGAATATAGAACTTATAGTAAAAGCAGACACAAAGTACAATTTTAACAATCGAGGCTACCTTACGTTTGAAACTGTAACATTAGTTCCGATTCAAAGCAGTTTATTGGACATTGATCTGCTTAGTGACGCAGAG caACCCCCGGCGAGGGCTCAGCTCGGttaccctcacggatcaacgattgaAATTTCAAAGCCCAAAGAAG TAGAGTCCCCGGCGAGGGACCAGCTggattgccctcacggatcaacgattaaaatttctaagtcggaagg